In Acidobacteriota bacterium, a single window of DNA contains:
- the cas2 gene encoding CRISPR-associated endonuclease Cas2: MWVVISYDISSDKRRTKIFEALKSYGQHVQYSVFECDLSKQAYAKLRHRLDALISKSEGDSIRYYFLCEGCAKRIERIGGPQPMSDEAEFV, encoded by the coding sequence ATGTGGGTAGTAATTTCCTACGACATTTCAAGCGACAAACGCCGGACGAAGATTTTCGAGGCATTGAAGAGCTACGGCCAACACGTTCAGTACAGCGTGTTTGAATGTGACCTTTCGAAACAAGCCTACGCGAAACTTCGACACCGGCTGGATGCACTCATCAGCAAATCAGAAGGGGATTCGATCCGGTACTATTTTTTGTGCGAAGGCTGCGCAAAGCGAATTGAAAGGATTGGAGGACCTCAGCCAATGAGCGATGAAGCTGAATTCGTGTAG
- the cas1 gene encoding CRISPR-associated endonuclease Cas1 codes for MTTLYVTTEGALVRATDERLTITKGHEKLAEMPLHKLDAVVVFDAASVTPAAMRILAERRIDLCFTDYNGRYFGRLQPVDSPHVRLRKRQYLAQDDPLLRLKLARGFVLGKLYNQRSVLLRARRAENVSEQREKRITEAIEQLRHASRQAKMAESLDSLRGCEGSGAAAYFQVFEELLLTQAFSFRTRTRNPPTDPVNAMLSFGYSMLAKDAIAAASLVGLDPYAGYLHGDRYNQPSLGLDLMEEFRPLIVDATVLALINRKQVTPEGFQTQISRAVVMDTETRKIFLRGYEERKRTELRHPHLQQTTTYIRSLELQARIVVKVLLGELDEYVPFIAK; via the coding sequence ATGACGACACTCTATGTAACAACCGAAGGAGCATTGGTGCGAGCGACCGACGAACGGTTGACCATCACCAAAGGCCACGAAAAACTGGCGGAAATGCCATTGCACAAACTGGATGCCGTTGTGGTGTTTGATGCCGCTTCGGTCACCCCAGCCGCCATGCGGATACTGGCCGAGCGGCGGATAGATTTGTGTTTCACTGACTACAACGGACGCTATTTCGGACGATTACAACCGGTTGATTCACCGCACGTTCGGCTTCGGAAACGGCAATACCTGGCCCAGGACGATCCGCTGCTGCGTCTCAAACTGGCGCGCGGGTTTGTGTTAGGGAAGTTATACAACCAGCGAAGCGTGCTGCTTCGAGCGCGACGGGCTGAGAATGTGTCTGAGCAAAGAGAGAAACGGATTACCGAAGCCATTGAACAACTCCGCCATGCCTCACGCCAGGCAAAAATGGCGGAGAGTTTGGATTCGCTTCGCGGGTGTGAGGGAAGTGGTGCGGCGGCCTATTTCCAGGTCTTCGAAGAACTGCTTCTGACCCAGGCTTTTTCATTTCGAACCCGAACCCGCAATCCGCCGACTGACCCGGTGAATGCCATGCTCAGTTTTGGGTACTCCATGTTGGCCAAGGATGCGATTGCAGCAGCCAGTCTGGTGGGGCTTGATCCCTATGCCGGATATTTACATGGAGACCGCTACAATCAGCCGTCGCTGGGGCTGGATTTGATGGAAGAGTTTCGGCCATTGATCGTAGACGCGACCGTCCTGGCATTGATCAATCGGAAACAGGTGACTCCTGAGGGTTTTCAAACCCAAATCAGCCGGGCGGTGGTGATGGACACTGAAACCCGGAAAATTTTCCTGCGTGGCTACGAAGAACGAAAACGCACGGAGTTGAGACATCCCCATCTGCAACAGACGACGACTTACATCCGGTCACTGGAGTTGCAGGCGCGGATCGTCGTCAAAGTTCTTCTGGGTGAATTGGATGAATATGTGCCATTCATCGCCAAATGA